The Sardina pilchardus chromosome 5, fSarPil1.1, whole genome shotgun sequence DNA window AACCCTtgccccaacccccaaccctcAATTACTATACCTATTAAACCCACTCCTACCCATTCGTCATGTTAAATCCTCGCCCCAACTCACCTTGAGCCCGCCCCTTCCCCCTCCAGACCTGCGTTTGAAGGCCAGGGGTGTTAACATTGTTCGGAGTCAATCTGCCGCCAGCCGATTAGCCATCCAATCAGAGGACATCTCAGGTATCCCCCCACAAGGACCCTGGACACTCCCTCCTTCATTCCACTCCACAGCTGCATTCTCATTCGCTGTCATTGTCTGTCAGTTATCCATGCCTTCTTTCAATCTCTTATGGTAGTAGTTACTAACAATATTCTGGGCTCTGTTGTACTTAATTGTGGCCTTTGGATTAACTTGATATGGGTTTCGGTCATAGGTTTGCTgtgaacattgtgtgtgtgtgtgtgtgtgtgtgtgtgtgtgtgtgtgtgtgtgtgtgtgtgtgtgtgtgtgtgtgtgtgtgtgtgtgtgtgtgtgtgtgtgtgtgtgtgtgtgtgtgtgtgtgtgtgtgtgtgtgtgtgtgtgtgtgtgtgtgtgtgtgtgtgtgtgtgtgtgtgtgtgtgtgtgtgtgtgtgtgttagggaagAGGAGTCTAATGGTTCAGATGAACATAATGAGTAATATGAAGTGCAAGATTGTGAATAGAAGTGTAATCCCTGTTTAGGATCCAACATGCATCACAGTGGAAGCAACCAATCAGGGATGGCCGAGGAGGCCACGAGAGGTATCGCCGTGGAGAAGTTCGACTTCATGAAGAAGTGGGGCCTAAACACCTACAAGGTATACAGCAGTTGCTGCCATTCATACGTTATTGTAGCATTTACTGACATGTCACAGTTTACCCTAGAACATTATGGGCCCTAATTGAATTGAAGGGCAGCGTGCAAAATCTAAAGTCTAACAACTTGAGGTGCTTATTGTGAGACCTTTTTAAATTAAGCTCCTATCTGTTATTTATATTCAATGATCGATGTATATTTATCCTCAATGCGTTATACGTGATGTAAGGGGTAACAGCTGCTGAGATTTCCTGATGTATGGAATTTAGTGGGTTAATTTCATCCACCGTGTCCCTTAATTCTATATATCAAGACACCTCAAAGGGTGTTATCCAGCTTATTATTTATAGCGCACAAAGGAAACATGCTAATTGATACCTTTTGAGTACTTATGAGTACATCATACGTTTCTCTGCAGTGCACAAAGCAGCTGATCTCAGAGCGGTTTGGACGCGGCTCCAGAACGGTGGACTTGGAGCTGGAGGCTCAGATCGAGGTTCTTCGGGACACCAAGCGGAAGTATGAGCACGTTCTCCGTCTGGCGCGAGCGCTCACCAACCACTTCTACAGCATGGTGCAGACCCAGCATGCCCTGGGAGACACCTTTGCGGACCTGAGCCAGAAGTCACCAGAACTGCGGGTCAGTTTCATCAGGCTTCAGTCTTCTTTATAATAGAGTGATGAGTAAAGCCTAATGGTGATGGGCGACGCTAGAGATTGAGAATTAGtgtcgtgtctgtctgtgatttgttgtatttgtgttgtttttgtgtaccGGTAGTAGACTGCTGTGTCATCTATGACTAAAACGTTTTTCTTTTAATGTTGATAATCTATGTTGGCGATGACCATAATGGGAGCCTTAAAGGTTTGATACAGATGCAAACAGGTGGTTTACATACATGACCTAAAGGGATGTCATGTAAAATATTTAAATGGGattgtctttatttatttatttatttatttatttatttatttttattcacaAACAGGACGAGTTTGGTTACAATGCAGAGACCCAGAAGTTGCTGTGCAGGAATGGAGAGACACTATTGGGCGCCATTAACTTCTTTGTGTCCAGCATCAATACATTGGTGAACAAGACAATGGCAGACACTCTTTGGACCATCAAGCAGTATGAAAATGCCAGGTACGCGAGCCAGAGAAGAAGGGTTTCATAGGTTTTATGAAAGACAAATGAAGTGATTTCTGTTGTTATTTACCACTTTCCTGTTTGTCATTATGTGTGGGtgcctatgtctgtgtgtgcacgcagacTAGAATACGATGCCTACCGAGCAGACCTTGAGGAGCTCAACCTGGGCCCGCGCGATGCCGTCACCATGGCGAGGATCGAGGGCGCTCAGGAGGAGTACCAGGCTCAGAAGGACAAATACGAGCGTCTCCGTAGCGACGTGACCATCAAGCTGAAGTTCCTAGAGGAGAACAAGGTACATCAAACCAAGCACTTGTTTGAAACggcgtgcacacagacactgtcaGTGAACTCGACTCAACGTTTGTCAGCCTGAACTGTCAGCTGCTCTGTCTATAAATATCTTTTATCCCAAAGTCGCAAAGTTAAATGAGCCCATTGTCATAACTCGCGTTCTATGTTGACCGCTTTCAGTTGATATTCACAATTCACAAGTCAAAttcagtgcaaaaaaaaatatatacagtatacagtagttgcATTGTATAGACCCTTTCATAAGCAAACAAGTGTTCCTAAGGCATATCTGGTGGCACAAAAAGCAACATTAAACTAATGGTAACTCAGGgataaacaaaaataacaataaacatgttttaaatttgaGATTATGTGCGCCACGTTAAAGTCAGATACATTTTCAGGACAATTTCGGAAACCCTCTCGAAACCTATTGAAAGGGCATACAGCGAGAGACTGCAACTGCAACTATATTCATGTTATTCAAGCAGCAATACCTCCAATAGAAAATTCTGAATTCAACTTGCAGTATTTGCAACCTCCTAGATTCCCTCAATGCTGCTAAGTAGTCATTACATAAGTGGAAATTCAGGAACAGtaatactcactcactcatactgcTGCTGTGGAAGTTCTAAAAGGTGGAGTACCAAGAACAACAATGGTTTTGGACATTCTTGCCCCAAAGCAAAATGCTATTTCCATCCAGCCCCAAGGTGCTCATGTGAGGTGTGGTGTGCTCtctcctgtgtgcgtgtgtgtgtgtgtgtgtgtgtgtgtgtgtgcaggtaaagGTGATGCACAAGCAGCTGCTTCTCTTTCACAACGCCATCTCGGCCTACTTTGCCGGCAACCAGCAGCAGCTGGAACAGACCCTCAAGCAGTTCAACATCAAGCTGAAGCCTCCCGGTGACGACAAACCCTCTTGGCTGGAGGAGCAGTGAGCCGAGCCTTATGGACCGGCCGACTGACCtaccatgcacgcacgcacgcacacacacacacacacacacacacacacacacacacacacacacacacacagagttaactAAATGTTGACGAGGGACCAAGACAGCCCAGTGTTTAGTGGCCAGATATCTGAGAAAAGGCAACACGTGGGGGCTTGAAATCTTCactcttcctttttttcctctccttcctcctcttcatcctctatcTTCAGTTCCTGAATTTGGTTCAGTcgctgattaaaaaaaacaaaagaagctCCACACTCCACTAGCGTTCAGATGTGTTCTTTTTTTGGAGAGAACGGCTGAAGAAAACCGACACATCCAGAACATAGAACTCGTTCCATACAATCCTCTCTTACTGTATCTCAATCATCACGACCTTTAGCCACCAAAGCCCAAATCCTTAAAAACGGACTAATATCCACCTGTGGACTAGTGGATATGTTTactgctttcatttttttttttttttttattgtaagcCTGTTGTCAGTGTGATTTTGATGACAAACTTATGAAGGACATGGTTTATCTGAGTACTATTCAGATATGAAGTTTAAAGGGGTCAGTGATttttgggcttgtgtgtttacTAGTTTAAGTGTTTTGTTGTTCAGAAGCCCTTTGGAAACGGAGCTTGGAAAGTTGTATGAAGCAGGCACACTACATGCAGTGTGGCTGATGCTTCAAGGATGATGAATATTTCCCAaaccacctgacacacacacacacacacactaagatacCCCTGTGGgtaatttttttttagatatttcaccAAATGGTGAAGAATCTTCAGAATGCATCTTCAGTAACCGGTCATTCAGCTTCAAAGAAAGGTCACAAAACAAGCATTTATTTCTCTTCACTACACATTACAAGATGAAGGGATTTTGTTTTTCCCCAGTTGATCTTGGACAAAAACAATGTCTGGTGGAGGTCTTATTCTGACATCCAGCATCCAGTGCCTGCTCCCTCCTGTCAAGACTTGGAAGTGGAGACTTTTTATTCATGTACAATATCCCTGAAGTGTCAGTGGTCACTGCAAAAATGGATCATGTCGGTAGATCAGTAATGTCCTGATTGCATCCCAGTCGCTTAGCTTCATGTTAGTTGGCAGTGTCGACCACACAACTGCACGGCTCTTGTTTTGGCACTCGTTAGATGGTGGCGTAAAAAGTTGTGTAATACGTTTTGGCATCTAAGACTGGTCAGGGTTTAAGACCATTGCTTTTTGTAAGTGAAGTCTTGCTGGAATTACAAACACTTGGAAGACCTTGGATGGAACactttgctttgtttgttctttgtatgtgttttgtgtttatgtttatgtgtctgcACTCCCTTATTGAAACTGATAGGtggacatgtactgtaacaaCAGGTCTTAaactattgtttgtttgtttgtttgtttgtttgtgtccatAACGGATGACTCCATTGTCCAGTGAAGAATATTTGCCAAAATCATTATAAGCATGAATGAATTTATCTGTATTGGAAAACTAAACCGGAAATCTAGCTTAATTTTCACTATAAGCCTCATTTTGCCAGCTTTGGAGAAGACTACACAAATGCATGGTATTATTTATCTCCCTGTTCTTTGATCTGCAGTGTTAGTTTTTAAACTCAAACTGCAGATAGGAGGCGAGCAACATGTCATGACAGTGGCTTGTTTTTGTTGCAAACTTTGTCCAATACCTCCAGATTGTATTCTGTATTTGTTGTAATTTGTCTTGAGTAAGAACTACGAACGAAATGCTGATAATAGACTTTATGCAAAATCAACATGCACATAGAATAATGCATCTTGCTAGTTGCTACAAATTTCTAACTGGCGCACGCCATGCCAAACACTCTGTTTGGAATGCTAGCGCCTTTTTTTAACTACAAACAAAACCTACTCACATTATTAATACATGATCATTGACACTTTGACCCTAATAGCTGCAAAGAAAACTGCTGAAATCTCTCGTTTTAGTAGAGAGGTATTTGAGAACGCGGTCGCTCTTGAAAACGCAACACGTAACTGTTCTTGAAACGACACTATAAGAGGCTCATGAGCTTGCCATGAAGCAATACAAAGGAGGCGTCTCTAATAATCTAATCTTGCACTCTGGTCCGTGTGCTACTCCTCTGCTCCGCGTGTGCATGCCAATGTGCGATGCAACTCCTCCATATCTGTGATCTGTTCTCAGACCAGCTCTGCTTGCATATGTGagcagcaaagattctagaacagagctctgttctagaatctttggtgagCAGGCTCGTGTGATGTGATGCTTCCTGAATATGGAGACTGTCTTTGGTCAGCCTAAGACATGACTGTGGTGATTttgtaaacccccccccccccaatatgtCCCTTGTGCAGTCCTTCCACTTTGACATACACTGTTTGTCAGATTGACTTGATGTAACCTAGATGCTGGGCATAGGACAGAGACATTGACTTGTGAAAGAACTATATTTAACAAAGAAAGCTTACATTTTTAcagaatgtttttatttttcctatAAATGTTGTGGCATGTTGGTGTCCAGAAAGGATCATGCAGTACTGTTGTTACATCTGCGAAGAATGTCATAGACAtttctgatatactgtatcgtAATGGTCTCAAACTCTGAAGGAGCTGAACCTTGCAGtgataaagttttttttttgtactatTAACTCCCATCTGACCTAATGCACCTGGTGTTCCTTGCCTCTTTGTACAATTCAGACCCTGTAGAGTTGATTGTTTTCATACATCAGTGTGTCTCCTTTTAACCACTAGTGAAGACCATGGAAAGAGTTCTGATGTAGTCCTAGTTGGCAGCTGACGGAGGGATTTCTAAGCATATATATTATTTGTGTACAATCAGTTGTTATCAGCTGCTCTGTGATTTTTCTAGCGTATGATTGTATATATGGATATTTAAGATGACAAAAACGTGAACTGGATTTCTGTAAAGATTGCCTTTATCTCTCAGTCTGACCAAACCTCTGGAACATGGAAACTCAAACCCACAAGATGAAAtaaaatgtttccaaaatgtactCTGTGATTTCATTTTCAGTGATTATAAACTAGACAACCTTGAAAGCGTTTGAATTTGAAGAGACACAAGAAACAATGCATTATTGTATGAGTATCACAGTGATCGCCAAGGCAGGGGTTGAAATGTCAGACTTATCTACGGTAATGGCAAGGGTTGGCCACAAGAGGGCATTTGCCCatgttaaaataaataaataaataataaacagttCCCTCACTTGCTGATTATTATTTTCACTAGAAAAATAATCTTGTTAATGTTGGCTGGTATATTAGCATATACACTGATATTTCTGGCATTGACCTGAAATCAGAAAAATGTTTTTTCATTGTTATGTTTTATCTTTGTTTTATAAAATGTCAATGCAGGTTTACACCTGCTCGATATGTTGCCATTTAGGCTAAAATTAGTATAAAAGTTTTAAACTTCAAAATTATGATAAACCTGTTGGAACGGAGATTCCTGTTGTTTcctttgggctttttttttttttttagcagtttCAGTAGAGTCAATATGGAAAAAATAGTGAATAGATGTCTCAGCCATATGTTTGACTTTCATTTCCATATGACAGATAACTGTGCTGCGCTTATGTACAAAAAGAGCTCACCCAGGATGATATCTTCATGTGGTTGGTATTCACCATAGTTATTACCCCTCTCTACAGGCATCCTGTCTGCACAGAGGCCTTTTATCTGCTCAGCAGGCCACAGTAATACAGCCAGTGGACATTCAAATACACCAGTAAAGCTGCCTCTGTACAGTACAAGCCATGAGCCAATGGAAACTGGGGAGATCTCAGAGTCTCAGTTGCACTGGAGAGTTTCTGGTTGTTGACATGTACCTTGACGTCTTATTTTTCTTATTTACCTGTTTTCTACTACTAGTCTGCCTCAGCTAAGGATTAACCCTCCAGTGTAGACGACGATGGAGATGTCTTCTACCTCCATTGTCCCCGCTCCGCCGCCTCCACCGATGGACGCTTTCTCCAGGTGTGTGCAGAAACGAGCGAGCATGAGGAAGTTCAACTGGGACACCATCCCCTGTGAGAGGGTCCTGGGCAAGCGCAATCTGTGGACCATGCAGGCCTCGCTGGACGACTTCGAGCTGGACACCGAGAGGATCAAGGAGCTCTTCTGCAACAAGGACAACATGCAGTCCAGGACGACGGCTGCGCCGAGACCATGCAAGCGTGACCTTTGTCCATCTGAGCAGGGTGTTCAGAAGGTGCGTAACCTAATACCATTTCTGAGGTGATTATATCAGGCATTGGGAGGAACATCTGAGTGAATATTTGATGAAGGGAAAGTAATGGTAGACACTGTAGTTCCTTTCAAGGCATCTTACTAGTGGTCATTTGATAGCCACCATACCACATTTGAGCGTATGTAATACCTCTTTGATCTGTGTCATACTAGAGATGTGGTCTCTGTGGTCCACCCGTAATGCATGTCTTCTCTGAAACAGATCTCACTGCTCGGTTCAAAGAAGAGTATGAACATGGCTATTGTGCTGAAACAGTTTAAAAGGTAAGGGGAGAGGCTCTTGGATGATTTGAGTGACCTGCATCTGTTTATCCATCAGGGGTCAAAGCAAAGTCTGCTGACCTTCACAGCAAAAGCTCACTTAAGCTTGCTACTTTCTCCTCAGGCCAGTCTACAGACTGGTTCGAGATATCAGGGAGGGCAATGTCACAACCTTTAAAGGTGGAACACTCAAAAATCTGTGTAAGCTGCTTCCAGATAAAGAAGAGGTAACCACACAAATACGTCTCTCTACCGAGGAAATATCTTCACTTTCGACCACCACTGAACTTTTTCACTTAGAAAATATAAAACACTACCACCACTATTACACATCTACAGCATAAAACCCTTATATATATTCAggataaatatatatttagtttgtttgtttgttttttgcatgACTACTGAAGGTAAAGAAGCTGCTGGCCTTTGATGGGACAGTAAGTCGTTTAACAGAAGCTGATCAGTTCATGGTGAGACTGGTTAAACTGCCAGGGTGAGTTTTTGCCCTTATGCTCAACATTCATGATCGGAGAACTCTCTGGTCTTGCTCCTCGTCTCTACCCCTGTCTGCACATCACATTTACCACATCAACCAGCTTTACCACCACACCCACCCGGCCCAATCAGCGCTACTGTGTGTTTACTAAAAACACCTTGTTTAGTAATTACAAGGCGTTAGAGTATATTGTAATTACAGTATACTTTGACTTTGATCTGGAATGGCTGCATGGATGACACATGCAGTGCGGAAATCTCCCAGGACAAGAATAAAGAAATTCTCTTCTGCAAACAGGACATGTAGCACCCATCTCCATTGATCTTTGGCCTCCAACccatgtctttctttctatccctctctatactgtatgtctgtgtgtgaagctATGAGGAGAGGATACGAGGTCTTGTCCTTGTGGAGGAGTTCTTCCCAATCATGGATGATCTGAGAAGGCTGATTGCTGTTATGACTGCTGCAGCCAGAGGTGGCATAACCTTCCATATTCACCAGAACATACTATGGGATCACACATTATCCTTGCGCCTAGTCACAAATGTTCTATTACGCTTTGactttaccaaaaaaaaaaccctggtggttgtatttgttttgacagaGCTCCTGGAGTCTGATGATCTCCAATCCATCATCCGCCTGGTGCTTAAGGTTGGAAATTACATGAATGAGGTAAGTGTTGACCGCTGCAATGACCCACTTTATCCACTCTAGTGTAACTATAACAGTACCTCCAGTGTGTCACGTCCCTGTATGTGGTCAAAGACATAAGAGCGCGGCCGTCCTGCATTTGTCGCACTCAGGGTTGTAATACAGGCAGTGCCATTGGCTTCAAGATGGGCTCGCTGCTTCGGCTCGCTGACACAAAGGCAAATAAGCCGGGGATAACCCTCATGCATTACGTGGCAACGGTATGAGCCCAGCATCTGTCAGAGATCTTCTGAAATCCAATagccatgtgtctgtgtctgtgtctgtgttttcttttttattgattgctttttttgtgtgtgattgtgaaccACAGCAAGCTCAAGATGTAGATCCCGCTCTTCTCAATTTCCCACGGCGACTTAAATACATAAGAGCGGCTGCAAGGTAATCCCTAAACAGACAAAACATAGCTTTGATGTCAGGTGTTTAGATGTTAAGTCAACAGTTGGTATACTCACGCGCATTCCATGTGTATTTCAGCATCTGCAAACCAACTCAAGATATTTGCCAGCTTAAACCtgtgtttgatttattttgacCAATCTGTGATTAAGTAtgccatgcatgcatgcacagtaCATGTTGCCAACTTAAGTGACATTTATGTGGAAATTTCTCTTTTCAGGATTTGCACTCAAGAAGTCCGTGATGATTTGCAGAAGGAGATTGTCAGGGTAGCAAGTGTTAAAGAGGATTCCTCCAAGCATGAGGACCTCAACAGCCAAATGGAGCGTTTTCTTAAGGTGAAATGCGCTAAACAGCTCGTATGAAGGAAGCCAGACCGTTAAGACTCTCCATCCAATACTTCCTAGATAGTTTACATTTCATGTGCACCTGGTGTGCGACTATTTACGGAGACACGCTGTGTTTGAACGCCTTATCTGAAGTCCCCCACATTCAGATATGTTTATGTGATTTTGCATATCGGTTGTGACCCAAAACCTACTCTCGTTTATCACTGGGATCATGAACTGAAGAAGAAAACTTAAGAGTCAGACGTTGCTCTCTGATAGAGTAGATTTCTGCCTCTGCCAGTTAGTTCAGCTGGGGAGTGGTTAAGGCAGTAAGTCTTTGCTGTAGACGGGGGTTTGCCAAAGATAATGAATCTTCTTCCATTTCATGAGACATTCTGTGGAAGAAGTCATGGAAAACTGAAAGACATAGATCTGTCTTGTGGGAAATGGAGTTAtggctcctctctctgcacttGATTTAGGAAGTGAGATGAGATCTTGGCTGCTCACTTTCAACATCATTTGGGGCAATGCTCATTAGCTGGGCTAGTCCAAATGGAATTAATTGGTAGATTTCCAGAGTAAGCATAAGTGTAGTATGGAATGTCCACAGGTTTTACTTGTagccttgtactgtatgtacacctCAGTGGGGTAATCCACTGGCCTGTTTCACAAAGGCTTGTTTTACACCCACAAAATAGGTCCATATGCAAACAAACTTTTATCTGATTGTCAAGATTTCCTCAATTACATGCTCCAGCCTCAATTCAGTTGTGTAGAACAGTGGACTGGTTGTGTGATAGCTTTTGTCAAATACCAGTGGTTAAAGGGAACCCTTTTTCAGGAAACCAATCTAAATTTGATCAAATTTgacagtgaaaataaatgtgttagATATACTTACGCGTAACTCTGTTGGCGTGTAGAGGGCAGATCTGATTCTGGAAAGTGTGGATATCTCATGGAAAGAATTCCAGGACACAAAGATCTCTCTGGCGGAGTACCTGTGTGAAGACCCAACGACCTTCCGGCTAGAGGACTGCTGCTCCAGCTTCAAGTCCTTTAGTGAAAAATTTGACCAAGCTGTTGCCGTAAGACTTCTCTCTTCTGACTCCACAGGTCAAAAGTGGTGTATAAACTCTCTTCTAACTCACATTTTGACACCAACTCAGCTTTTAGATGTCCATAGGAACCATCAAAGATAAATCTTTGGAGATGTTTTTAGTGAGGCTGATGTTTTAAGATGCTGGCTGCAGATGTGTTTGGTCTCACTTGGTTCCCTCTCTGTTCCAGGAGAACCAGCAGCGGCGGGAGGCTGAGAGGAGGCGCGAGCGGCGACAGAGTCTGAGACGGGGCTCCAGCGCCGTCCTTATGGCCTCCACCCTCGGAGGGGTCTCCCCTCAGACCGACAGCGACATGGAGAGGGCACTCGCCAATCTGCTCGTAGCGGAAGGAGGCACCCTGAGGAGAAGGAGTCGTCTCTGCCAGTCCACCAGCAACCTCTCTGAGGTCCGGCGAGCCATCGAGAATTATGGACAGAGGGACAAAACGTTCCAAATTGAGCCTCGTATCCGCAACCGccccaacaccaccagcagATCATGATAGACCTCTGCATGCCCCCTCAGCCCCTCCAAGCAGGGGTCATCTGTGCCCCTCCTGACAGCGGGTCTGTCTGATGAAGAGGAGCACAGGGACCACGGAGGAGGCAACGGCGTGATTTGGGACTGAGGACTCacaggtctttggtattatttgccctcaatggtgccttccaggcagcgctgccttcaaggcactactcccctcagtttaggggtaggatgagggttgagggggttaaggttaggaaaaGGGTAAAGGGtagccttttaggctgtgctgcctggaaggtgccgttgggggcaaaaaacaccattgagcggccTCACACTGCACTGACACCACACTGACAGTAAAGCAAGACAGTTTCTAGCTAAATCTGAACTGTTTTTTGCAGTTTGAAGGCCTATTTTGAAAAAGGACATTGTGGGATACAGATGAAATGATGCATAACTGAAATGTCAACAACATGGTGTAGCTGACAACGTAAATAAATAGCTTGGAAACTTCCAGAAAGATAAGGAGTAGCAGCAGCACCTGCAAGCAATTTGGTGTGTCCTCCGCGACCCACGATTCAGTGATGTTGCTGGGCCTCTGCCATGGTTATGACTAGTGAAGACCTGACAATTTATATAATACGGCACAGTTACTTGAACAGGCCGACACAATCTGTGTGTAGAtagagctgatgtgtgtgcagatgtgctgCCGTGTTCACTACACAAGGGGAATATTGCCTCCTCCAGTCTTCATGTTGAATTGCAGACATTTCCCACCGTTATCCTCTTTATGCTTCAGTCCTATGTCTTCattattgtgtttttgttgttgttgttgttgttgttgttgttgttgttgttaaaaaagACATGTCCTGAGTCTGACTTAAGTCTACATGTCCTATTTATGATGCCATCCTCTTCAACATTTTGAAAGAGACAGGCCCCGTTTAGTCAGATTGAAGATTGATTAAAGTAACAGTTTTTACTATCCTACATCTTAAAGATGCCATCTTAGAGTGTCCTCAACCAAGCCATATACTATTCTAGCCAATCAACACGCTTCAGGAGCATGGAAGAGATGGGTGAAATTGATTGGAAGTGAACCTCAAAATGTCAACAATCTTCTCCCAGAATCATGGACCAGACCTCTAAGTCGCTATTAAAAACTATACTATAATGCCACTgtacattttatattttatattgtgtgttgttttatggTCTACTTGCTAcaagtacagtatatctgagaGCTTAAAAAATAAGGAAAGGACATGGTTAAATGTAATCAGAGTGTACTCAGTCTTTCCATTGGCTTTTCCATTGTCATTCTCTTT harbors:
- the arfip2b gene encoding arfaptin-2b isoform X2 — its product is MADSIMSRAATMEIPINSNGDSRTIPEDDGLEQAARAQWSLDEKADSRDLQQVMVSGPNLNETSIVSGGYGGTAEGIIPTSSIKGSNMHHSGSNQSGMAEEATRGIAVEKFDFMKKWGLNTYKCTKQLISERFGRGSRTVDLELEAQIEVLRDTKRKYEHVLRLARALTNHFYSMVQTQHALGDTFADLSQKSPELRDEFGYNAETQKLLCRNGETLLGAINFFVSSINTLVNKTMADTLWTIKQYENARLEYDAYRADLEELNLGPRDAVTMARIEGAQEEYQAQKDKYERLRSDVTIKLKFLEENKVKVMHKQLLLFHNAISAYFAGNQQQLEQTLKQFNIKLKPPGDDKPSWLEEQ
- the arfip2b gene encoding arfaptin-2b isoform X1, which codes for MADSIMSRAATMEIPINSNGDSRTIPEDDGLEQAARAQWSLDEKADSRDLQQVMVSGPNLNETSIVSGGYGGTAEGIIPTSSIKGPAIRFNADFPPRRIPAPGQGSNMHHSGSNQSGMAEEATRGIAVEKFDFMKKWGLNTYKCTKQLISERFGRGSRTVDLELEAQIEVLRDTKRKYEHVLRLARALTNHFYSMVQTQHALGDTFADLSQKSPELRDEFGYNAETQKLLCRNGETLLGAINFFVSSINTLVNKTMADTLWTIKQYENARLEYDAYRADLEELNLGPRDAVTMARIEGAQEEYQAQKDKYERLRSDVTIKLKFLEENKVKVMHKQLLLFHNAISAYFAGNQQQLEQTLKQFNIKLKPPGDDKPSWLEEQ